The DNA window GGCGGCTCACATCATCAATCAGGAGGGAATCGCGGCGGTTACCCTGCTTGGAGAGATTGCTGCGATACAGGAGCGTTTCGCTTCCAAAGGCTGGAATCTAGATGGGATCACGGTAATTGACCCGGAGACATCGGATCGGCTTCAGGAATATGCCGATGCTTTTTATGAAATGCGCAAGGCCAAGGGGATTACGCCGGAGCAGGCGCTGGAAACGGTGAAGCAGGTTACGTATTTCGGCACGATGATTATGCAGGCCGGTGATGCGGATGGGATGGTTTCTGGTGCGGCACACTCAACGGCCGATACCGTTCGTCCGGCCTTGCAGGTTATAAAATCAGCGAGGAAAGGCGGGACCGTTTCAAGCTTCTTCCTTGAATGTGTGAACGGGGTTCCGTATGTCTTTTCCGATTGCGGGCTGGTTGAGGATCCTGATGCGGATCAGCTTTCGCAGATTGCGGTGCAGAGTGCGCATTCGGCGATTCAGTTTGATATTCCGCCGATGACGGCCATGCTTTCCTATTCCACCTACGGTTCGGCCAAAAGTCCGTTGGTTGAAAAGGTTCAGGAGGCCACAAAACTCGCAAAACAGCGGGTGATTGATGAATGTCCTGATAAAGGGATTGTGATCGATGGCGAGTTGCAGCTTGATGCTGCTATTGTTCCGGCGGTGGCGGCGAAAAAAGCGCCGGAAAGTCCGCTCGGGGGCGAGGCGCGTGTGTTGATTTTTCCAGATCTGAATGCGGGTAATATTTCGTATAAAATCGTTGAGCGTATGGCCGGAGCGGAAGCGTTCGGTCCATTGCTTCAGGGCTTGAATAAACCGGTGAACGATCTCTCTCGCGGCTGTTCCGTTGAGGATATTGTGGGTGTTGCAGCCATTACATCGCTACAGGCAGATAGCTAATTTACAGGAAAAGAACGCATGAAGATTCTCGTTATCAATTCAGGCTCCTCGTCGATTAAGTTTAAACTCTATGATACCGGCGATGCGGCCGGTCAGTTCCATGCTCTGTGCGAAGGTCAGGCGGATCGTATTGGCATTGACGGTTCGACGCTGGCTTATGCGAAAGCTGATGAGCCGAAGGAAAAATTCTTTATAGATCTGACCGATCATAAAGTGGCCATTGATGCCATTCTGAAAAAACTGACGGATGCTGAAGCCGGCGTGTTGTCGGGCCTTGAGGAATTAGGCGGTGTCGGCCATCGCGTCGTGCACGGCGGAGAAGATTTTACCGGCTCAGTGGTCATTGATCGGGATGTGATCAAGGCCATTGAACGTAACTCCATGCTGGCCCCGTTGCACAATCCTCCGAATCTTATGGGGATCAAGGCGATGGCTTCATTGCTTCCGGATATGCCACAGGTTGCGGTATTCGATACGGCGGTTCATCAGTCGATGCCGAAAAAGGCTTACTTGTATGCTTTGCCGCGCGCTCAGTATAAGGAATATAAAATTCGTAAATATGGTTTTCACGGCACGTCTCATGGCTATGTGGCGCAGAAGGCTGCTGAGCAGCTGGGCAAGGATCTGAAAGATCTGAAAATCATTACCTGTCATCTGGGCAACGGCGGTTCGCTGGCGGCTTTTCTGGATGGAGTTTCGGTGGATACTTCGATGGGGTTCACACCCCTTGACGGCATCATTATGGGTACCCGTTCGGGAACGCTGGATCCGTATGTTCCGTTACATATTATGGAATCGCAGGAGCTGAAGCCGGCTCAGGTCAGCACCATGATGAATAAGCAGGGGGGGCTGCTGGCTATTTCCGGAAGAAGTGATATGCGGGATAATGTTCAGGGCGCTCAGGAAGGCGATGCAGATTGCGCGCTGGCGATTGAAATGTTCTGTTACAGTATTCAGAAATATATCGGTTCCTATGCGGCGGCGATGAATGGGGTGGACTGCATTGTCTTTACTGCAGGTGTCGGCGAAAATAATGCCATGTTGCGCGAAAAAATTCTGGAGAATTTCACCTTTCTCGGTGTGGAAGTCGATGCCGCTAAAAACAACGCAAATGAGACGGTGCTGACGACGGAAGCTTCGAAAGTCACTGCGCTTAAAATTCATACGAATGAAGAGCTGGTGATTGCGCTGGATACGTATAATCTGATTACGTAAGCCGAAGTGTAATACTGCCCGGTCAGCATGGGCTGATGAAAGGGGATGACTGAAGAGGTCATCCTTTTTTCTTTTCAGTTGGTTTTCAAACCGTGGAGAACTGTGCTTATGTGTATGTCCGTTTCCCGGAGATCTGTATGTCTGAAAATGTAGTGAAGAAAACGTCCGCCTATGTCTGGTTCGATGCCGAGTTTACCTCGCTGAATCTTGAATCCGCACGCCTTCTGCAGGTGGCGGCCATTGTTACCGATACAGAGTTGAACCGCCTGCATCCTGAATCTGCTGATCTGAACCTTTGCATTAAATTGCCCGACGGGGAATCGGTCAGCGAATGGGTTGAGGAGAATCTTCCGGGGTTGGTTAAACAGTGCCGTTCTGCAGAAGCGGTTACACTTGAGGAGGCCGACCGCCAGCTTGCTTCCATGTTGGACCAGTATGCCGGAACTCCGTATGAAGCGATCTCCGGCCGTCCGGTGCTGGCGGGCAACAGTGTGCATAACGACTGGGTGCTGATGCGGCGGTTTCTTCCAGAGTTTGGAAGTCGTCTGCACTATCGTCTGCTGGACGTTTCGACCCTTAAAATCCAGTGGACTGATATCCGTGGCGGGGCGGCGTTCGATAAGGACAGCGTGGCATTGCTGGATCAATATTTTCCGGCGGGCGGAATTAATACGGCCAATGCGCACGACGCATTGTTCGATATTAAGGCCTCTATTGCCGAGCTGGCGTATTACCGCGCAAACCTGTTTGCTCATTAAACTGCTGCTCCAAATCCTGTGCTGTGCGCAGTGACGGTCCCTGTTGACGGTTGAATCTGTTTGTCCAAATTTCAAATAGGCATTTCTTAGTTTTGATTTGGGCAGGGCGCTTCTCTATATTCCGGCAATGGCAAAAACAAAGACAGAAGAGCCGGCGCGTTCCGTCTGGCGTGAAATTTTCGGAGTGCTGATCGCATTGATCGGCCTGATGATTCTTTTGGGGATTCTGACCTATAAACCGGATCAGATTTCAAAATTTACGAATAATCCGAACTGGAGTAATAACCTGATCGGTATTTTCGGTGCAAAAACCGCATTTTTTGCATTCATGTATTTCGGGGTGGCGGGCCTGTTTCTTCCGTTCGGTATCATTTGGGTAGGCATCTCTTCGCTGTTATGGTCGGCCCGCAAAATTTATCCGAAACTGCTTTGGTTTACTCTGGCACTGTTCTGCCTGGCAGGGCTGGCCGATATGAATGAGCAGTTCTGGATGGACTGGGTTGAGGCCCGGAATGTCGGAACACCGGGCGGTCTGATGGGGGAAGTGCTCGCACAGCGTTCGCTGGGCTTCTGGATCGGCCATGTCGGAGCCGGGATTGTGTTCTTTGTGCTCGGGTTTATTGCGGTTGTTCGCATGTTTGATCTGCAGATTGTCGAATTATGCAAACTGGCCTGGGAGAAGGTCCGGGCGCTGAAACTGGAGAAGCCAAGCGAGGAAGAGGTTTTTGAGAAAAAACGCAAAAAAGGGGTGAAGGCTCAAGCAGCGCCAAAGCCGGAGCCGAAACCGAAACGGGTCCGGAAACCGCGTAAACCCCGGGCGGAATCCCGGGCGGTCCCCGTCGCTGAAGAGGCGGCCGCGGAACCGGATATAGACATTCGGGCTATCGTCGAAGAACAACAGAAAAGTACCGCAAAAGCAGAGTCCGGAAAAACCGTACCGCCGAAAGTTGAGAAGGCGAAACCTAAATCGAAAGCCAAGCAGGAAGCCGCCGCTGAAGACGCTGCTTTTTCCAGCAGGCTCGAAACCGATGGACACGATTACAAGCTGCCCCCGCTGGATTTGCTGGATCCTGCCGTTCCGCAGGCCAAGGGGATGTCGGCTTCCGAGGTTGCCGACACCGCGCAGGTGTTGCAGAGCACCCTCGAGGAGTTCGGCGTGGAGGCTAAAGTGACCGGCGTGCAGCAGGGCCCCGTGGTTACCTGCTATGAAATTCTGCCGGCGCCGGGTGTGCGTGTTGAACGCATCAAAAATCTGGCCGATAATATTGCCCTGAAAATGCATGCGGAAAGTATCCGTATTCAGGCTCCAATTCCGGGGAAAGGGGTCTGCGGCGTTGAGGTTCCGAATACAACCCGGGCGGCGGTATTCTTCCGCGATATGATTGAAAGCGCGGAATTCCAAAATGGAAAGAGTGCGCTTCCGTTGGTACTGGGTAAGGACGTCAGCGGCGAAACCATGGTGTATGATCTCGCTAAAATGCCGCATCTGCTGATTGCCGGTGCGACCGGTGCCGGTAAATCAGTCTGTATGAATTCCATTCTGACCGGCTTGCTCATGAAGCATTCTCCGGATGATCTGCGCATGATTCTGGTCGATCCGAAAACGGTTGAATTTCATCAGTATAACAATTTGCCTCATCTGGTGGTTCCCGTCATTACCAACGCCAAAAAGGTGGCGCTCGGCCTCAAATGGGCAATCGATGAAATGGAGCGCCGTTTCAAGTGGTTCCGCCAGGCCGGGGTGCGCGATTTACCGGGATTCAATGCGCGTGCGGTGGCTAAACAGGAGGAGCTCTTCGGAGAAGAGGTCGTGACTGATCCGGATAAAAAGAAAGCGGACCTGCCCGACAAACTGCCGTATATCGTAATTGTGATTGACGAGCTTGCCGATCTGATGGCGGTGGCGCAGGCCGAAATTGAAGCCGGTATTGCCCGGTTGGCCGCGAAGTCGCGTGCGGCGGGGATTCATATGATTTTGGCGACGCAGCGTCCGGACGTGAAGGTTATCACCGGTACAATCAAGGCCAACTTCCCGGTGCGTATTGCCTTTAAGGTTTCGCAGAAAGTGGACAGCCGTACGATTCTCGACCGCATGGGGGCGGATTCGCTGCTGGGTAAAGGCGATATGCTCGTGCTTCCGCCCGGATCCGATAAGCTGATCCGATCGCAGGGCGCATTTACCGGTGATTCAGAAATTGATAATGTAACCAATTTCTGGAAGGAACAGAGCCAGCCGGAATTCATTACGGAAATTCACGAAAAAATTGAAAAGCCGAGCACAGACCTTCCTGAAATGGATGATGGCGGCGATGACGAAATAATTGAGCAGGCGCTGGAGGTGATCCGTCAGACAAAGCGGGCTTCGACCTCTTCATTACAGCGCCGGCTGCGCATCGGTTACACCCGCGCCGCGCGTGTGATGGATCAGCTTGAAGAACGCGGAATTATCGGGCCGCCGGATGGTGCCGGTCCGCGCGAAATTCTGATTGATTTAGACGGGGAAATTCCCAGGAACACAGGAGCAATAGAAGACGATGGAACAAGCGAGTCTTAATATAGGAACAATCGGGCAGCGGCTCGAGGCCGCCCGCCAGGCCAAGGGCGTCACAGTTTCCGAGGCCGGACAGGCCACCAAGATCCTGTCAAAATTTATCGAGGCGATGGAGCACGATGATTTCGGTGCTTTGTCAGCCCCGGTTTATGCCAAAAGTTTTATCCGCATGTATGCCCAGTATCTGGGAATGGATGCTGCGCCTTTGGTGGATGAATATATTGCTCAGCATGCCCCGAAGACGAAGTTGAAGCTGACCGAGGAAGCCCGTCATAATCTGGCCAAAGCTGACCGTGTTCCTGGCGACGCGGGGAATGCGCCGGAAGCGGTGGCCGCCCCACGGTCCGGTGGCGGAGCCCGTGCCGTATTCGGCGAGGTGAATGACGCGATTACGAATCTTTCCGGGAGTGGTATTCCGCTTAAGCTGATCGGTGCCGTGTTGGGAGGTTTGATTCTGATTGGAATTATTGTGCTTTCTGTCTCGCAGTGTTCCGATGAAGAGGCGACGGAGCCTCGTGCCGCCGGTGGTGCGGCTTCGGTGGAGCACCCGTTGATTACGGATGGTGTTCCGGACGCTTTTCTTGCGCAGCCCGGAGTGGTTGAAACCGATACCAAGTAGCGGAATGAATTGAATTCGCCCTGTTCCGGAAAACTGAAAATCAGGATAATTATGAAAAGCCTCCCGAATCATCTGACCGTAAGCCGTTTCTGGATGACCGCCGTAATGATGGTCTGCATGACGCTGGATTTTCCCTATGCCCGTATTGCTGCGCTGGTCATCTTTAT is part of the Pontiella agarivorans genome and encodes:
- the pta gene encoding phosphate acetyltransferase, giving the protein MARSVFIQQLIDAAKLKKKNIVLPEGSDERVCEAAHIINQEGIAAVTLLGEIAAIQERFASKGWNLDGITVIDPETSDRLQEYADAFYEMRKAKGITPEQALETVKQVTYFGTMIMQAGDADGMVSGAAHSTADTVRPALQVIKSARKGGTVSSFFLECVNGVPYVFSDCGLVEDPDADQLSQIAVQSAHSAIQFDIPPMTAMLSYSTYGSAKSPLVEKVQEATKLAKQRVIDECPDKGIVIDGELQLDAAIVPAVAAKKAPESPLGGEARVLIFPDLNAGNISYKIVERMAGAEAFGPLLQGLNKPVNDLSRGCSVEDIVGVAAITSLQADS
- a CDS encoding acetate/propionate family kinase — protein: MKILVINSGSSSIKFKLYDTGDAAGQFHALCEGQADRIGIDGSTLAYAKADEPKEKFFIDLTDHKVAIDAILKKLTDAEAGVLSGLEELGGVGHRVVHGGEDFTGSVVIDRDVIKAIERNSMLAPLHNPPNLMGIKAMASLLPDMPQVAVFDTAVHQSMPKKAYLYALPRAQYKEYKIRKYGFHGTSHGYVAQKAAEQLGKDLKDLKIITCHLGNGGSLAAFLDGVSVDTSMGFTPLDGIIMGTRSGTLDPYVPLHIMESQELKPAQVSTMMNKQGGLLAISGRSDMRDNVQGAQEGDADCALAIEMFCYSIQKYIGSYAAAMNGVDCIVFTAGVGENNAMLREKILENFTFLGVEVDAAKNNANETVLTTEASKVTALKIHTNEELVIALDTYNLIT
- a CDS encoding exonuclease domain-containing protein; the protein is MSENVVKKTSAYVWFDAEFTSLNLESARLLQVAAIVTDTELNRLHPESADLNLCIKLPDGESVSEWVEENLPGLVKQCRSAEAVTLEEADRQLASMLDQYAGTPYEAISGRPVLAGNSVHNDWVLMRRFLPEFGSRLHYRLLDVSTLKIQWTDIRGGAAFDKDSVALLDQYFPAGGINTANAHDALFDIKASIAELAYYRANLFAH
- a CDS encoding DNA translocase FtsK; translation: MAKTKTEEPARSVWREIFGVLIALIGLMILLGILTYKPDQISKFTNNPNWSNNLIGIFGAKTAFFAFMYFGVAGLFLPFGIIWVGISSLLWSARKIYPKLLWFTLALFCLAGLADMNEQFWMDWVEARNVGTPGGLMGEVLAQRSLGFWIGHVGAGIVFFVLGFIAVVRMFDLQIVELCKLAWEKVRALKLEKPSEEEVFEKKRKKGVKAQAAPKPEPKPKRVRKPRKPRAESRAVPVAEEAAAEPDIDIRAIVEEQQKSTAKAESGKTVPPKVEKAKPKSKAKQEAAAEDAAFSSRLETDGHDYKLPPLDLLDPAVPQAKGMSASEVADTAQVLQSTLEEFGVEAKVTGVQQGPVVTCYEILPAPGVRVERIKNLADNIALKMHAESIRIQAPIPGKGVCGVEVPNTTRAAVFFRDMIESAEFQNGKSALPLVLGKDVSGETMVYDLAKMPHLLIAGATGAGKSVCMNSILTGLLMKHSPDDLRMILVDPKTVEFHQYNNLPHLVVPVITNAKKVALGLKWAIDEMERRFKWFRQAGVRDLPGFNARAVAKQEELFGEEVVTDPDKKKADLPDKLPYIVIVIDELADLMAVAQAEIEAGIARLAAKSRAAGIHMILATQRPDVKVITGTIKANFPVRIAFKVSQKVDSRTILDRMGADSLLGKGDMLVLPPGSDKLIRSQGAFTGDSEIDNVTNFWKEQSQPEFITEIHEKIEKPSTDLPEMDDGGDDEIIEQALEVIRQTKRASTSSLQRRLRIGYTRAARVMDQLEERGIIGPPDGAGPREILIDLDGEIPRNTGAIEDDGTSES
- a CDS encoding helix-turn-helix domain-containing protein, producing the protein MEQASLNIGTIGQRLEAARQAKGVTVSEAGQATKILSKFIEAMEHDDFGALSAPVYAKSFIRMYAQYLGMDAAPLVDEYIAQHAPKTKLKLTEEARHNLAKADRVPGDAGNAPEAVAAPRSGGGARAVFGEVNDAITNLSGSGIPLKLIGAVLGGLILIGIIVLSVSQCSDEEATEPRAAGGAASVEHPLITDGVPDAFLAQPGVVETDTK